Genomic DNA from Peribacillus simplex NBRC 15720 = DSM 1321:
GCTCAACTTCATTAGGTGAAGGTTTATAAACTAGCTTTTCGGATTCCTTAATAACATGACTCATAATATTAAAAGGATCATAAATGACTTCAACCTCTTTTAACCAGATGGAGGGAACAATTTCCTCAGGTGCGTGATACCAGCTATCTACTTTCACAAAGGTATTATAATGAGTAACGACATACGGTGAAGAAGGATTGTAGTCTTCGTAAAATGTAACATTTCCCCAATTATTGGCTCTATTCCTTTTTCTCTTTAAAAAATCTGCTTGCCGCTCTGAAATAACAATGGTGTGCAAATCTATATCAGAGTAGTTATCATCGTTTCCTTTTGCTAAGGAACCGGCTAGGTAAATAGCCAAAACATCAGTATCTGCTGATAAATCTTTAAATGCATTTTCCAAAAGAATATCGCGTTGTTTCGGTAAAAATACATCTCTTTCTATATGTTTGCTAACGAATCCCGCACACAAAACCATCTCCTTTTTTTGTAAAATCGTCAAAGTAATATATATTCGTGAATCAGGAATAAAATCCTTCCGTAGTATTGCCGTGTCAGTGATTT
This window encodes:
- a CDS encoding aminoglycoside 6-adenylyltransferase; this encodes MTILQKKEMVLCAGFVSKHIERDVFLPKQRDILLENAFKDLSADTDVLAIYLAGSLAKGNDDNYSDIDLHTIVISERQADFLKRKRNRANNWGNVTFYEDYNPSSPYVVTHYNTFVKVDSWYHAPEEIVPSIWLKEVEVIYDPFNIMSHVIKESEKLVYKPSPNEVEHWRGKVLAFVHETYRAVMRREMLYALSNLDRIRWLIVSGWYMEMEEHVDVPYGVWTKIEGNRSKLDGTQLSLLESWDCGRNSNEIIKTLRRMIPEFLRLNKYLCTQVGVETNEDHIKRIMDMAI